A stretch of Arachis hypogaea cultivar Tifrunner chromosome 15, arahy.Tifrunner.gnm2.J5K5, whole genome shotgun sequence DNA encodes these proteins:
- the LOC112748860 gene encoding uncharacterized protein: MNAKVDLLSKLASTKLGAGDRSLIQGLVTEPSVALCVTQVPNPPSWMDPILRFLEGGELPGDEKKARVTRREAAKYMVIQGQLDKRGLDQLLLKCLRPDQTNYVLSEVHEGCYGHHIGGKELARKLIRAGYYWATIMSDA, translated from the coding sequence ATGAATGCCAAGGTTGACCTCTTGTCAAAACTGGCAAGCACGAAACTTGGCGCAGGAGACCGATCTCTGATTCAGGGGCTAGTGACTGAGCCATCAGTAGCCCTGTGTGTAACCCAAGTGCCGAATCCTCCTTCGTGGATGGACCCAATTCTTCGCTTCTTGGAGGGTGGGGAACTCCCTGGAGATGAGAAGAAAGCTAGAGTGACAAGAAGGGAAGCCGCTAAGTATATGGTGATACAGGGACAACTAGATAAACGAGGGCTTGACCAACTCCTGTTGAAATGCCTACGCCCCGACCAAACGAACTACGTCCTAagcgaagtccatgaggggtgctACGGACACCACATCGGAGGAAAAGAATTAGCTAGGAAGCTCATCAGAGCTGGATATTATTGGGCCACAATTATGTCGGATGCATAA